The Streptococcus oralis genome segment TCTATTGTCTGATGACAAGGTCACACCACCTTCAAGCTCACTTCCTGAAACACTAATCCAGCTAGTTGCATCTGAAACTGTCAGTTGAATGGTAGCCGTTTCCTTACTCGTTTTATAGCGAGCTTCAATACGGTTCCCTTCACCTGAAACGGTAATAGTTGATTCCACAGTAGAAGATGAGCTAGACGTCTGACTGCTAGAAGATGAACTAGTTGAGGTTGTTGAAGTGGTTGAGCTAACAACACTATAATTAGGCGAAGAAGGACGCGTTGGTTGAGTCTGGATATAATTCCAAACATAATAAGTCACAAAAATTAAAATCGACAAAGCAAATAGAACGAAATAAAACAAGGGGAGGTGAGACGTTTTTTTCTTATTTGATCGTCTGCGACCAGACAAGTCTTCTTCATCAACATCTACCTCTTCGTAGGTAATCATGCTTCCCGAATCATAGGCATCCAAAATGATTCGCTCGTCCAATTCAACCGCCCAGGCATATTTTCTTAAAAAAGAACGAGCATAAAATGAACTAGGAAGTTGATCAAAATCATCAGCCTCCATAGCCTCTAATAAATTCATCTGAATATCCGTTTTTGCCTGCAGTTCTTCTATACTCAATCCCTGATTAATTCTGGCTAGACGCAGAACCTCACCAATTGTTTTTTTTCTCATACGTACCATTCCTTCTTTCTAGGGTTACTTATCTTTTAAGCTGGAAAGATTGTAAAATCAACTAGATCACCACCATCTATCAAACGATGACCTGCTTCAAGAACATCGTCTAAAGTAATTTCTTGTAAAATTTTTGGTAAATCAAAAATAGTTTCTCCTCTGTCGACTGGTTCATACTGTGTCGCAATAAACTCCAAGGAGTTCATACTACTAAAAAATTCCCCAAACATCTCACTCTTAACAAGATCGAGATGTTCCTCTGTAAGATCTGAATCTTTCGTAAAGTTGTGAATAGCCTTTCGAAATTGATGAGACAAAGAAACAGGTTCTTTCGTTTCCATCGTCAACATCACAAAATGAAAGCGACTGTTGACTTCAACCTCAAGTGACAATGACGCATCCAACTTCCCTGTCTCATATAACTTTTGAAATCGCTCAGAAGTCCAACCAAACAGCATCGTAAACAATAATTTTAGCAAAACATTATAACGGTAGCAATCTGCCTCTGCCACCTCACCTGTTCCCCTAATTCCAACAGCAAGTTTTGGAGAAGAAACCTCCATCCGGAGACTGTCTGTTTCTTTGACAGCTTGTAAAGTAAGCTTCTCCTTCCTTACTACCATTTCTTCCAAGTCTCTAAGTTTCTTTTGTGAAAAATACTTCTCAACCGCATCTACATCAAAATTCCCAACTAAAAACAAAGACATATTGACAGGTTTGTAAAAGGCTGTAAAGTTATTTTTTAAGTCATTTAGCTGGATATTGTTAATTGACTTTTCACTTCCAACAATATCTGCTGCCAGAGGAGTATTGGGATAAAGATTTGCTAATGTTGCAAAAAACAGACGCGAATCTGGATCGTCTTGGTACATCTCACGTTCCTGTTGGATAATTTCCCTCTCTCGCTCAACTGACTCTTCTGTAAAATGAGCAACTGTTACCAATTCTTCAAGCAAATCCAAATTTTCTGATAAATGATCTATTGTTGAAAACAAATAGCTCGTCTTTGTAAAACTTGTAAAAGCATTGCTATCAGCTCCCAAGCGTGTAAAAGACTCCATAACATCTTCAGCATTTTCTCTCTCAAACAGTTTGTGTTCAAGAAAATGTGCAATTCCAGCTGGATAACACTGTAAACCTTTTTCAGATAGTGTAAAGCTTGTGTCTACTGAGCCAAATCGAACTGTTACAACTCCGTAAACTTCATTAAATTGTTTCTTAGGAAGGAGAGAAACTGTCAATCCATTTGATAGACGAGTCTGATAAACCGTCTCCTTTACAGCAGGATAGTATTTTTCTTCAAAGGTAACTGGTGTCATTCTATTCCTTCCATAAAGTATATCGCTTGTAACCGAACACTATTTGCTGCTTTGCAGATAGCTTCTTTATCAACTTGATTTAATTTTTCAATCCAATTGTCAAAATCTGATGTAGATTTCCCTAACAAACTATTCAAGTAAACTCGCTCGATTAGTGAGCTCTGACTATCTTGCGCAAGCAATAAGGTTCTGCGAATCATCTCCTTAGTCTGTTCAATCTCCAAATCTGTAAAATTACCTTTCTTTAGTTCAAGTAATTGATGATTCATCAGTTTTCTGGCTTGATTGCGCTTTTCCCGATCAATGCCAGCATACATCCTCAATTGACCACTAAATAAATCCAATTGACTGGAGATAGTGTAGGCTAGACCAGCATTTTCCCGAACATTTGTAAAAAGCTTAGAGTGAGCAAAACCACCTAACAGACCATTCATTACTACCATGGCCAAATGATGCTTGTCTCCATAGCTCGTAGAACAATGGTAAGCCAATTCCAAAACAGATTGGCCCACATTCTTACGAACCATTCCTTCCCGAAGGACATTTGAATATGGTTGTTTGTACTGAGGCTTGACATCGATTTGACGCCCAGTAAAGGAGAATGACCTCAACCACTCCTTCACTTCAACTTCATTAAAATCACCTAAGAAAAAGAAATCAATCCGATCTTTGTTGAGAGCATCTTGAAAGCAAGTGTAGCTACTTCCCGGAGACTCATTTGAAATGCGATTTCGTAAATCACTATATCTCAATTGAAGACGCTCATCATGGAAGAACAAGCTATCCAACTCCTTATGAGCAAAATAAAATGAATCATCCATATCAGTAGCTAGACTAGCCAATAACTGTTTTCTTTCAATTTCAAATAAGGCTGGCTCAAAAGCACCATCTTGAGCTAAGGGGGCAAATAAAGTCTGTCTCACCAGTTCAAAAATTTGAGAAGTCAAGACATTCTTTTTGCTTAAAAAATCATCCCTCACATAGGTAAATGTTAGGTCAAGAATATGTACCTGTCCCCTACGATAAGCACTTGTGGAAATATCCGTTCCATATAAACTTGCCAAATATCTGCGAAAAGCTTGAGATGTTGGGTGAGCTTTATTGGCAGTTTCCAACATACTTGCACTTAACATGCGTCCCGCTATTGTCTCAAGAGATAAGGGAGCAGTAAAACGAATAGTGATTTTATTTGTTTTAAACTTTTTGGATTGAATAAAATTTGCTGAAATTCCAGACACCAACTCCATACCTTACCTCCTTACATATAGAGTTCTATTATACCACGAAAATCAAAATTTTTCTTGTTCTCTTTATAGCTTTCAAAAGTAAAATCGTTTTCATTTCGACTGACTTTCCTTCAGCTATTTCAGGGAAAATATGGTATAATACCAAAGATTGAGGTGAATTATGGAATACAAATTATTTGAAGAATTTATTACGCTCCAAGCCCTTCTAAAAGAGCTTGGAATTATACAGAGCGGTGGTGCTATTAAATCCTTTTTAATGGAGCATCAAGTTTACTTTAATGGTGAATTAGAAAATAGACGTGGAAAAAAAATCCGTATTGGAGATACGATTGACATTCCTGATTTAAAGATTGACATCACCTTGACACAACCAAGTTTAAAAGAGCAAGAAGAATACCAAGCAGATAAGATTGAAAAAGAGCGGATTGCTAAACTTGTCAAAGAGATGAATAAGGGTGTAAAGAAAGAGAAACAAAAAACTACTTCATCACCTAAAGTCAAACAAGCTCCACGTTTTCCAGGAAGATAATCATGTGGCTCCAGCATTTAACAATAAAAACCTTTCGAAACTACAAAGAGGCAAAAATTGATTTCAATCCAAAATTAAACGTCTTTTTAGGCCAAAATGCTCAAGGAAAAACCAATATTCTAGAAGCAATCTATTTCTTAGCCTTGACACGTAGTCATCGTACTCGGACAGATAAAAATCTCATTCATTTTGATGAAGAACAACTCCATCTTTCTGGCATGCTACAGAAAAAAACAGGTTCTATCCCTCTAGAAATTGATTTAACACCAAAAGGGCGTGTGACTAAAGTCAATCACTTAAAACAAGCTCGTCTCTCAGACTACATCGGACATATGAATGTGGTTCTCTTCGCACCTGAGGATCTCCAATTAATTAAAGGAGCACCCTCCGTTCGTCGAAAATTTATAGACATCGAACTGGGACAAATTAAACCAATTTACTTGTCAGACCTGTCAAACTACAACCATATACTCAAGCAAAGAAATACGTATCTAAAATCTAGCCATAAGATTGACGAAACTTTTCTGTCAGTCTTAGATGATCAGTTAGTAGAGTATGGTTGTCGCGTTATAAAGCATCGAATAAAATTCATTAAAGATTTAGAGAAATTTGGTCAAAAAAAACACTTAGAAATTTCAAATAAATTAGAAGAGCTGTCAATATCTTATCAATCATCTGTCAACTTCACTAATGAAGAACAGCTAACTAGTTCTTTTAAAATGGCTTTAGAAAAAAGTAGATCAAGAGACTTATTTAAAAAGAATACTGGTGTTGGCCCTCATCGAGATGATATTTCTTTCTATATCAATGGTATGGACGCTAGTTTTGGAAGTCAGGGTCAACATCGCAGTCTTGTACTCTCTATAAAATTAGCAGAAATAGAGTTAATGGAAAGTATTACTAAAGAATCTCCAATATTACTACTTGACGATGTTATGAGCGAACTTGACAACACTAGACAACTAAAATTATTAGAAACGATTTCACAATCTATCCAAACCTTTATCACAACAACAAGTTTAGACCACTTGCAAAATTTGCCAGAAAATCTTAGTATCTTCAATATCCAAAATGGTAAAATATCTGTAAACCCACATTGACAACTTTGTAAACAAAAAAGAACTCCTGAAATTCAGGAGTTCTTTTCTTCTTACATAGAGTAGTTTGGCGCCTCATTAGTGATTTGTACATCATGAGGATGGCTTTCTTTCAAACCTGCACCCGACATTTCAATAAATTGAGCATTGTCGTGTAGTTCTTTAAGGTTAGCTGCACCACAGTAACCCATACCAGAGCGAATACCTCCAATCATTTGGAAGACAATATCAGCTGCTGCTCCTTTATAGGCAACACGGCCTTCAATTCCTTCTGGAACAAGTTTGTTTGCTTCATTGACAGAACCTTGGAAGTAACGGTCACTTGAACCTTTCTTCATTGCAGCGATTGATCCCATACCACGGTAAGTCTTAAACTTACGTCCTTGGAAGATTTCCGTTTCACCTGGTGCTTCGTCTGTTCCAGCGAACATTGATCCAAGCATAACCGCATTTCCACCTGCAGCAAGGGCTTTTACAATATCTCCAGAATACTTGATTCCACCATCAGCAATAATCGTTTTTCCATATTCGCGCGCAACTGCTGCCGCATCATAGATTGCTGTAACTTGAGGAACTCCGACACCTGCAATCACACGAGTAGTACAGATAGAACCTGGTCCAATACCGACTTTGACAACATCTACACCAGCATCATAAAGAGCACGCGCACCTTCTGCAGTTGCAATATTACCAGCAATCAAAGTGCGATCTGGGAAATGAGCACGAATCTCAGCAATTTTACGTAGAACCCCAGCAGAGTGACCATGTGCAGTATCAATAACAATTGCGTCAGCTCCTGCTTCAAAGAGAGCCTCTGCACGTTCAAATGTATCTGAAGTGACACCCACCGCACCCGCAACTAGAAGACGACCAAATTCATCTTTCGCTGCATTTGGAAACTCAATCACTTTTTCAATATCTTTGATAGTAATCAAGCCAGAAAGACGACCTTCTTCGTCTACCAAAGGAAGTTTTTCAATACGGTGTTCTTGAAGAATGCTTTCAGCTGTTGCAAGATCTGTACCCACAGGAGCAGTAACAAGATTTTCACTGGTCATGTGGTTTGAGATTGGCTGATTGTAATCTGAAATAAAGCGAAGATCTCGGTTTGTCAAAATACCAACCAATTTACGATTTTCAAGTGTTTCCACAACTGGAACACCACTGATACGGTAGCGTCCCATCAGTTCGTCTGCTTCAGCAATAGTGTGTTCTGGAGTCAAGAAGAATGGATCAATAATGACACCATTTTCAGAACGTTTTACCTTGCGAACTTCATCTGCCTGTTGCGCAATAGACATATTTTTATGGATTACTCCAAGACCACCTGCACGAGCAATGGCAATGGCCATTTGACTTTCTGTGACCGTGTCCATGGCGGCTGTAATAATTGGGATATTTAAAGTCAGATTATCTGCCAATTTTGTTGTTAAATCTGCATCATTAGGCAACACATGACTTTCTGATGGAATGAGCAATACATCATCAAAGGTAAAACCTTTTTTCAAAAATTTAGTGTCCCAATTAGACATTGAAGTTTCCTCTTTTCTTTCTTTTTGAGCTTGACTCTTTTTGTATTGTATCTATCATACCATTCTATGAAAATTTGTCAATTATATTTATAACAGAAAACATAAAAAAAACTATCCCTGTGATTCTATGGAAGAGATAGTTTTACGATTCATATTTTATCTATTATTTAAAATAATTTAGTCCCATCGCTCCCTTAACTTCAGATAGAGTTTGCCCTGCAACCTCACGAGCTTTTTCACTACCTTTTTGAAGCATATTGTACACTTCACCCATATCCTTAGCAAATTCGATACGGCGCTCACGAATAGGACCAAGTTCGCGTTCGAGTATTTCAAGTAGATAACGCTTCGTCTTCACATCGCCAAGACCACCACGTTGATAGTGTTCTTTCATCTCTGCAATGTCTTGAGCATCTTCAGGACGACCAAACACATCTAGATAATGGAACACCATATTTCCTTCAATCCTACCTGGATCCTCAACCCGAATATGGTCCGGATCAGTATACATACTCATGACTTTTTTACGCAAGGTATCCGCATCATCGGCTAGATAAATACCATTATTAAGGGATTTAGACATTTTAGCATTTCCATCTAACCCAGGCAAACGTCCTGCTCTCTCATTTTCTGGATATATCCCTTCTGGTTCCACCAAGACATCACAGTTATATGCGTTGTTAAAAGAACGAACAATCTCGCGAGTTTGCTCAATCATTGGTTTTTGGTCTGTTCCTACAGGAACATAATTAGCCTTGAAGGCAGTAATATCTGCTGCTTGCGCAATTGGATAAACCAAAAATCCTGTCGGAATACTTTCTCCAAACCCTTTCTGAGCAATCTCTGTTTTCACTGTAGGATTGCGCTCCAAACGAGCTAATGAGACTAGATTCATATAGTACATAGATAGTTCAGCCAACTCTGGAATTTGACTTTGAATAAAGATAGTTGATTTACTTGGATCCAATCCAACTGCTAAATAATCCAAGGCAACATTCCCAATCGATTCTACAATCGTTTGAGGGTCTTTGGCGTGATCTGTCAAGGCTTGTTGGTCAGCCAAAAAAACAAACATGTCATACTTGTCTTCTTCCTGCAGCAATACTCTATTTTTAAGACTCCCAACATAATGTCCAATATGCAGTTTTCCTGTTGGGCGATCTCCTGTTAAAATAATGGGTTTCGTCATTTTTTTCTCCTTCGAAATGGTCTCTTCAATTATAGCATTTTTTTGTTAAAATAACAGAAAATTATTTAAATCAAACAACTAACTCATTGTAAACAAACCTGTAAACTTAATTGACATAAAATTGACAAACAAAAATTTGAATATTTTCCTCTTTTCTAGTAGAATAAATGTATTACATATTATAGGAGAAAAACATTGCTTACAGTATCTGATGTTTCACTACGTTTTAGTGATCGCAAACTTTTTGATGATGTCAATATCAAATTTACAGAAGGAAATACATACGGATTAATTGGTGCTAATGGTGCTGGGAAGTCTACATTCTTAAAAATCTTAGCTGGTGATATCGAGCCAACAACTGGTCACATCTCTCTTGGTCCAGATGAACGTCTCTCTGTCCTCCGTCAAAATCACTTTGACTATGAAGATGAACGTGCAATTGATGTTGTTATCATGGGAAATGAAAAACTTTATAGCATCATGAAGGAAAAAGATGCTATTTACATGAAGGAAGATTTTTCCGATGAAGATGGTGTTCGTGCAGCTGAACTTGAAGGTGAATTTGCCGAACTTGGAGGCTGGGAGGCAGAGAGCGAAGCATCTCAACTACTTCAAAACCTAAATATTCCAGAAGAATTGCACTACCAAAACATGAGCGAATTGGCCAATGGTGAAAAAGTGAAGGTTCTCCTTGCTAAAGCCTTATTTGGTAAACCTGATGTTCTTCTTTTGGACGAGCCGACCAACGGTCTTGATATACAGTCTATTACTTGGTTAGAAGATTTCTTGATTGACTTTGATAACACCGTTATCGTTGTATCCCATGACCGCCACTTCTTAAACAAAGTATGTACCCACATGGCTGACCTTGACTTTGGAAAAATCAAACTCTATGTCGGAAACTACGACTTCTGGAAGGAATCTTCTGAGCTTGCTGCTAAATTGCTAGCAGACCGTAATGCCAAGGCAGAAGAAAAAATTAAACAATTGCAAGAATTCGTTGCTCGATTCTCTGCCAACGCTTCTAAGTCAAGACAGGCAACGTCTCGTAAAAAAATGCTTGACAAGATTGAGCTAGAAGAGATTGTGCCATCTAGTCGTAAATATCCATTTATTAACTTTAAAGCAGAACGTGAGATTGGTAATGATCTCTTGACAGTAGAAAATCTAACTGTAAAGATTGATGGTGAAACTATCCTAGACAATATTAGTTTCATCTTGCGTCCAGGTGATAAGACAGCTCTTATTGGACAAAATGACATCCAAACTACTGCATTAATTCGTGCAATCATGGGTGATATCGACTATGAAGGAACTGTCAAGTGGGGAGTTACTACTAGCCGTTCTTACTTACCAAAAGATAACTCTGCTGATTTTGCAGGAGGAGAGTCAATCCTTGACTGGTTGCGTCAATTTGCAAGTAAAGAAGAAGATGACAATACCTTCCTACGTGGTTTCCTTGGTCGTATGCTCTTTTCTGGAGATGAGGTTAACAAACCTGTAAACGTCTTATCAGGGGGAGAAAAAGTGCGTGTCATGCTTTCAAAACTCATGCTCTTGAAATCAAATGTCCTTGTACTTGATGATCCAACAAACCACTTGGACTTGGAATCTATCTCAAGCTTGAACGATGGATTGAAAAACTTTAAAGAATCAATCATCTTTGCCAGTCATGACCATGAGTTCATCCAAACTTTGGCAAACCATATCATTGTTTTGTCTAAGAATGGCGTCATTGATCGTATCGATGAAACCTATGATGAATTCCTAGAAAATGCAGAAGTACAAGCAAAAGTTAAAGAACTTTGGAAAGATTAAATAAGACTTCAAAACTCAGTTGGGGTAACCAACTGAGTTTTCTATCATTCTATGAGGTAACATGAAATCATTTTTTAAAACACATTGGACCTATTTTGTTTCTTTCATAATTCCTTTAGTAATTATGACTGGAGTATACCTAACTCAAGGTATCTACTGGAATAGCAATACATCTCCACTATTAGGAGACGGTTTTCATCAATACGTTATTTTTGATGTAGCTTTACGAAATATTTTACATGGAAATGGCAGTTTGTTTTACACCTTTACAAGTGGCCTCGGACTGAATTTCTATGCTCTATCTAGTTATTACTTGGGTAGCTTTCTCTCACCTCTAGTTTACTTTTTTAATCTGTCGAATATGCCAGATGCTGTTTATCTGACCACTCTATTAAAATTTGGATTGATTGGTCTGTCAACCTTCTTTAGTTTGAATAGATTATTTAAAGATATCCCAAAATTTTTAAAACTTGCCTTATCTACTTCCTATGCTTTAATGAGCTTCACTGTCAGTCAGTTAGAGATAAAAACCTGGCTAGATGTTTTTATCTTGATTCCTTTAATTATAACTGGTTTACACCTGCTTATAACACAAAAGAAGCGCCTACTATACTTTACAAGTTTGTCAATCTTATTTATTCAAAATTATTATTTTGGGTATATGACAGCATTGTTTCTTATTTTCTGGTATCTTTGCCAAATTTCTTGGGACTTTAAAACTCGAAAATCATCTTTTTTTGATTTTGTAGTTACCTCCTTTTTAGCAGGAATGGCTAGTTTGATTATGACTCTTCCTACACTGTTTGATTTACAAACTCATGGGGAGAAGTTAACTGCCATCACAAAATTGAAAACAGATAGTAGTTGGTATCTGGATATTTTCGCAAAACAATTCATTGGATCTTTTGATACAACTAAATATGGATCTATACCAATGATTTTTGTTGGATTGCTTCCCTTTATTTTAACCATTCTATTTTTTACAATAAAATCCATAAGGTTTCACGTGAAACTTATCTATGCAATTTTCTTTACTTTTTTAATAACAAGCTTTTACATAGAAGCACTTGATTTATTTTGGCAAGGGATGCATACCCCAAATATGTTTTTGCATCGCTATGCTTGGATTTTTTCCACTCTGTTAATTTATACTGCAGCAGAAGTCTTAAATCGTCTGAAAGAACTGAAGCTCTGGAATCTATTTGTCTCACTTTTTCTTGTGCTAACAGGATTTTTGGCTACTGTGTATTTTAAATCACACTATTCTTTTCTAACAGATTTGAATATCCTACTCACTCTTGAATTTCTACTGGTTTATGCTCTTTTACTTCTTGCAGTCATTAAAAAATTTATCTCTGTAAATCTATTTGCAATTCTTTTGTCTTTATTTATAACAGTTGAGATAAGCTTAAATGCTTCATCTCAAATGGAAGGAATAGCTAAAGAATGGGCCTTTGCTTCTCGTAGCGCCTATAATAGAGATATCACCGCTATGGAATCCATTCTAAACCAAATTGACGATCCATTTACACGTACTGAGAAACTGCAAATTCAGACTGGAAATGACAGTATGAAATTTAAATACAATGGAATCTCTCAATTTTCATCTGTACGAAATCGTTCAGCTAGCACTAGTTTGGATAAACTGGGATTCAAATCCTCTGGAACCAACCTCAATCTCCGTTATGCAAATAACAGTATTTTAGCAGACAGTTTATTTGGAATCCAGTACAATATTTCTGAAACTTCACTTGATAAATATGGATTTCAAGAGATTTATCAAAAGGATTATTTAACCTTATATAAAAATCAACTCTCTTTACCAATTGCTTTTGCCACTCAATCTATTTACAAAGATGTAAACTTTAACAATCACACTCTAGATAATCAGGCCTTATTTATAAACCAGCTTGCTAATCTCAACTTAGATTACTTCTCCCAAATAGCATATGATAAAACAGATACTTCAGATGGTTTAACGAGCATCACAGGTTCCGCTAATGAAGATGCAAAGATTGATTATCAAATTGAGGTTCCTCAAAATAGCCAAGTCTATCTCTCTTTTTCAAATCTTCATTTTACAAACGATAAGCAAAAGAAAGTTGACATCCTTGTCAACGGTGAAAAAAAGACTTTTACAACTGACAATGCTTTTAATTTCTTTAATTTAGGTTATACTGAAGAACAAAAAACTTTCAATATCAGTGTTAGTTTCCCTGGAAATTCTCAGGTGTCATTTGAATCTCCAACCTTCTATCGTTTAGATACTCAGGCTCTTACTGAGGCAATCCAAAAGATTAAAGAACAACCTGTAGAAGTATCCACCTCTAAAAATAAAGTCTTTGCTACATATGAAGTAAAACAAGATACCTCTATTTTCTTCACTATTCCTTATGACAAAGGTTGGTCTGCATACCAGGATGGGAAAAAACTTGAAATCAAGCAGGCTCAAACTGGTTTTATGAAAGTTGATGTTCCAAAAGGAAAAGGCACCATTACACTTTCCTTTATTCCCAATGGTTTTGTTATTGGAGTAGTCTCCTCAGTAACTGCCCTTCTTCTTTTTGGGATCTATAATCACAGACGAAATTTATCTAAGACATAAAAAGATTGACCAATTCCTTGGTCAATCTTTTTAATTTTCTTCCATTTTCTTAGGTTGATAAGCTAGCATACCTAAAGCAGTAAAGAAAGCTAGTGTTATAATAAGGAAAATCACTTGGTGATGAATATTTCCTGTCATAGAGATTGTTTGTCGTAAACCTGATACAGAGTAACTCATTGGTAACCAAGGATTGACACCCTTAAAGAAATCATTTGTCAAAGCAAGTGGATAGGTCCCTGCACTTGATGCTAACTGTAATAAAAGTAAAATAAGAGAGAAGAAAGCTCCTATACGGCTATTCCAAGTTGTTAAAGCTGTCACCATAGACATGAAAGCTAAACTTGTGATGATAATTAGAATCAAGGTCCTCATCTCATGGTTCGCAGTCAATCCAATAAGATGGACACCTCCATAAACTAAAATACCTGCTAAGACAGCTATAATCCCATTTATTTCAGAGCGAGACTTCAACCAAGCCCAACGACTCTCTGGATGACGTCCAGAAGGTAACTTAGCAAAAATCATATTGGTAGATATAGCAGCAACAAAAAGAGCAACTGATATCATATAAGGAGCCATGGCAATCCCATTTACAGGAACTTGGTCGTTATCTGTTTTTGAAAGAACTAGAGGTTCAGATAATGTTTCTGCATTTTTAGATTCTGTTGAAGCTGATTTAAGTTGATTGTTAGCATTGCCTAATCCTTGTCCTAATGAATCAACTCCTGTCTGTAAATCTTCAAGACCAGAGGTTAAGCTTGTCCCACCTTCTGCTAGTTTTCCAGCACCATCTGCAATCTTCATAGCACCACTTCCTAGTTGAGATGCTGCAGAAAGTAACTGTGTTGATTTATCTGTTAATTGATCAGAGCCAAATTGTAATTTAGTAAGACCTGCTATTAACTCTGGACTCTTATTATTCAATTGAGCAGAACCAGATGACAAACTTTCTATACCTGATACTAATTCTGGAGCTTTTCCAGCTAACGCATCTACTCCAGCTGTCAAGGTTGATGTGTTTTCTGTCAACTTACTTGATCCAGAAACTAATTGATCTAGACTAGTTGTTAAACTTGCATTCTTTTCACTTAGTTTATTGACACCTATAGAAATAGTATCCAGTCCTTTAGTGTAGTTTACAACTCCTTTTTCAATTGACTGACTTCCAGGAACTAACTGATTGTTGACAGTGGTTTGCAATGTTGTAAATCCATTTGACAAGGTTGTCAATGAGCTAGATGCTGCAGGTAAGAGTTGATTTGCTTTCGTCTGCACATCAGATAGATTAGTTACTTGTTGTTCTGAATTCTCTATACTTTCTTTCAATCCTCCTACTGTCGTTAAAATTGTTTTTGCTGACTCAATAGTAGAATTAGAATTTTTAGAAATAGCTTCTGTCAGTTCTTTCTTTTGTTCCTCTGTAAGAGATTGATAAGTAGCTGTTGATTGAAGGTTCGCAAGAGTTTTTTCTTGTTCTGTCTGACTTTTAGTCACAATATCCTGAGCAAGATTTGTTAGATTTGGCAAAGCTTCTGACAATGTACTTTTCAGTTGAGTATTATCTGAGATTGTAAGAGCTTGTAGTGTTTTATTTAGTTCTCCTAAACTAGTTGCCAATTGAGCTATTTCTTCATTCTGTTGAGATGAGGACTCTAATTGACTTGAAATTTCTTTAATACCAGTATTTAACTGCTCCATTCCATCTCTTAGTGTATCTGATTGATCAGATAACTGACTCGTTCCGTTAGAAAGTTTTGCTACACTATTTATATAAGCATTTACACCAACTGAAAATTGATTGAGACCTGTATCCAGTTGTGAAACGCCACCTGTATAGGA includes the following:
- a CDS encoding ATP-binding cassette domain-containing protein; this translates as MLTVSDVSLRFSDRKLFDDVNIKFTEGNTYGLIGANGAGKSTFLKILAGDIEPTTGHISLGPDERLSVLRQNHFDYEDERAIDVVIMGNEKLYSIMKEKDAIYMKEDFSDEDGVRAAELEGEFAELGGWEAESEASQLLQNLNIPEELHYQNMSELANGEKVKVLLAKALFGKPDVLLLDEPTNGLDIQSITWLEDFLIDFDNTVIVVSHDRHFLNKVCTHMADLDFGKIKLYVGNYDFWKESSELAAKLLADRNAKAEEKIKQLQEFVARFSANASKSRQATSRKKMLDKIELEEIVPSSRKYPFINFKAEREIGNDLLTVENLTVKIDGETILDNISFILRPGDKTALIGQNDIQTTALIRAIMGDIDYEGTVKWGVTTSRSYLPKDNSADFAGGESILDWLRQFASKEEDDNTFLRGFLGRMLFSGDEVNKPVNVLSGGEKVRVMLSKLMLLKSNVLVLDDPTNHLDLESISSLNDGLKNFKESIIFASHDHEFIQTLANHIIVLSKNGVIDRIDETYDEFLENAEVQAKVKELWKD
- the guaB gene encoding IMP dehydrogenase; translated protein: MSNWDTKFLKKGFTFDDVLLIPSESHVLPNDADLTTKLADNLTLNIPIITAAMDTVTESQMAIAIARAGGLGVIHKNMSIAQQADEVRKVKRSENGVIIDPFFLTPEHTIAEADELMGRYRISGVPVVETLENRKLVGILTNRDLRFISDYNQPISNHMTSENLVTAPVGTDLATAESILQEHRIEKLPLVDEEGRLSGLITIKDIEKVIEFPNAAKDEFGRLLVAGAVGVTSDTFERAEALFEAGADAIVIDTAHGHSAGVLRKIAEIRAHFPDRTLIAGNIATAEGARALYDAGVDVVKVGIGPGSICTTRVIAGVGVPQVTAIYDAAAVAREYGKTIIADGGIKYSGDIVKALAAGGNAVMLGSMFAGTDEAPGETEIFQGRKFKTYRGMGSIAAMKKGSSDRYFQGSVNEANKLVPEGIEGRVAYKGAAADIVFQMIGGIRSGMGYCGAANLKELHDNAQFIEMSGAGLKESHPHDVQITNEAPNYSM
- the trpS gene encoding tryptophan--tRNA ligase, with the translated sequence MTKPIILTGDRPTGKLHIGHYVGSLKNRVLLQEEDKYDMFVFLADQQALTDHAKDPQTIVESIGNVALDYLAVGLDPSKSTIFIQSQIPELAELSMYYMNLVSLARLERNPTVKTEIAQKGFGESIPTGFLVYPIAQAADITAFKANYVPVGTDQKPMIEQTREIVRSFNNAYNCDVLVEPEGIYPENERAGRLPGLDGNAKMSKSLNNGIYLADDADTLRKKVMSMYTDPDHIRVEDPGRIEGNMVFHYLDVFGRPEDAQDIAEMKEHYQRGGLGDVKTKRYLLEILERELGPIRERRIEFAKDMGEVYNMLQKGSEKAREVAGQTLSEVKGAMGLNYFK